The Argentina anserina chromosome 3, drPotAnse1.1, whole genome shotgun sequence genome includes a region encoding these proteins:
- the LOC126787960 gene encoding uncharacterized protein LOC126787960 yields MSLIAGTYDRYVWGFKLKPQNTDPNSKTLTLTPLFTYPSHLSAITSLATAGSVAASGGSDDTIQLYDLSRSTSIGSLSDHSATVTSLSFFTRPDLSVPLNLVSGDADGSFCIFEADPFVLLKSLKPHKKAINDLSLHPSGKLALTVGKDECLAMINLVRGRRSFYCRLGKAASLVDFNGSGDKFYLATEEKVTVHEAEDAKLVCEMENPKRVLCAEPAENGLLFTGGEDRGITAWDTNSGKVAYHIEDAHSARVKGIVVVKSSSGEVDNEDPYLVASGSSDGVIRVWDVRMAVKDNKPNPLAEANTKSRLICLAGSAVKSFKQPELRKRAKKMKHDAEVI; encoded by the exons ATGAGCCTAATCGCCGGCACCTACGACAGATACGTATGGGGCTTCAAGCTCAAGCCCCAAAACACAGACCCCAATtccaaaaccctaaccctaacccCCCTCTTCACCTACCCCTCCCACCTCTCCGCCATCACCTCCCTCGCCACCGCCGGCTCCGTCGCCGCCTCCGGAGGCTCCGACGACACCATCCAGCTCTACGACCTCTCCCGATCCACCTCCATCGGCTCCCTCAGCGACCACTCCGCCACCGTCACCTCCCTCTCCTTCTTCACCCGCCCCGACCTCTCCGTCCCCCTCAACCTCGTCTCCGGCGACGCCGACGGCTCCTTCTGCATCTTCGAGGCCGACCCCTTCGTCCTCCTCAAGAGCCTCAAGCCGCATAAGAAGGCCATAAACGACTTGTCGTTGCATCCGTCTGGGAAGCTGGCTTTGACTGTGGGAAAAGATGAGTGCTTGGCTATGATTAACTTGGTGAGAGGGAGGAGGAGCTTTTATTGCAGGTTGGGCAAGGCGGCTAGCTTGGTGGACTTCAATGGTTCCGGAGATAAGTTCTATTTGGCTACTGAGGAGAAGGTGACTGTTCATGAGGCTGAGGATGCTAAATTGGTTTGCGAAATGGAGAATCCGAAAAGGGTTCTATGTGCTGAGCCCGCCGAG AATGGACTTTTGTTTACTGGTGGTGAGGATCGGGGTATAACGGCCTGGGATACAAACAGTGGGAAGGTTGCATATCACATTGAGGATGCGCATTCGGCTCGGGTGAAAGGGATAGTGGTGGTGAAAAGCAGTTCCGGTGAGGTGGACAATGAGGATCCATATCTTGTGGCATCTGGGTCGTCGGATGGGGTTATACGGGTTTGGGATGTTCGCATGGCTGTAAAGGATAATAAGCCGAATCCGTTGGCTGAGGCTAATACCAAATCAAGGCTTATTTGTCTGGCTGGATCAGCTGTTAAAT CTTTCAAACAGCCAGAGCTTAGAAAAAGAGCTAAGAAAATGAAGCATGATGCAGAAGTTATATAA
- the LOC126787964 gene encoding uncharacterized protein LOC126787964: MDQQQENLAQQLEDEEEENLGQEEEEECEEPSSQQEQQEEEEEEEEEEEEEEEEEEGEGDPEAEPEQEDEDEEATPSDDQPPSNQTHDPPVSAPPFDPSRMIGIIRRKSLIKELAAMYHAECLSYCQELLELQRKGDEPLVELKAPDDLKKDAMRPPKRLKKTARH, translated from the exons ATGGATCAGCAACAAGAAAACTTGGCTCAACAActagaagacgaagaagaagaaaacttgggtcaagaagaagaagaagaatgtgaAGAACCATCATCCCAACAAGAACaacaggaagaagaagaagaagaagaagaagaagaagaagaagaagaagaagaagaagagggagaAGGAGACCCAGAAGCAGAACCAGAGCAAGAAGACGAAGACGAAGAAGCTACTCCCTCTGATGACCAACCACCCTCCAATCAAACCCATGATCCTCCCGTTTCTGCTCCCCCATTCGATCCCAGCCGAa TGATTGGCATTATTAGAAGAAAGTCATTGATCAAAGAGTTAGCTGCTATGTACCATGCTGAGTGCCTTTCATACTGTCAAGAGCTTTTGGAGCTTCAACGAAAAGGGGATGAG CCACTTGTTGAGTTAAAAGCTCCAGATGATTTGAAGAAGGATGCAATGCGGCCCCCTAAGCGCCTAAAGAAGACTGCTAGACACTAA